In a genomic window of Meleagris gallopavo isolate NT-WF06-2002-E0010 breed Aviagen turkey brand Nicholas breeding stock chromosome 1, Turkey_5.1, whole genome shotgun sequence:
- the LSMEM1 gene encoding leucine-rich single-pass membrane protein 1 isoform X1 produces MASKAVRGEEVGRFAACSRSDTMEKTSLEINLPNTDEERKLYVVDSLNNLNKLNVCPDEFQRPLDEDVESTGGTREDMTGSKARNQCYFFIAFILTLIVSLAIVSFVIFLIIQTRNKMDQISSRLISERKNIEELKKMNNMILKYLNQSGMKEKERYLFTQSPDLHDYFFTHPEMKVSGE; encoded by the exons ATGGCGTCCAAGGCTGTTAGAGGGGAGGAGGTGGGCCGTTTTGCTGCCTGCTCGAGATCTG ATACAATGGAAAAAACTTCTTTGGAAATTAACCTCCCCAATACTgatgaagaaagaaagctttACGTAGTTGATTCCTTAAACAACCTGAACAAACTAAATGTTTGCCCAGATGAATTTCAGCGTCCACTGG ATGAGGACGTTGAGAGCACCGGTGGTACTAGAGAGGACATGACAGGGAGTAAAGCAAGAAACCAGTGCTACTTCTTCAttgccttcattcttactttgATAGTCAGTTTGGCAATTGTTTCATTTGTAATATTCTTAATAA ttCAAACTAGAAACAAGATGGACCAAATATCAAGCAGACTCATATCTGAAAGGAAGAACATAGAAGAGcttaagaaaatgaacaatatGATACTAAAGTATCTAAATCAATCAggaatgaaggaaaaggaaagatacCTCTTCACACAGTCTCCCGACCTTCATGATTACTTCTTCACCCATCCAGAGATGAAAGTCTCTGGAGAATAG
- the LSMEM1 gene encoding leucine-rich single-pass membrane protein 1 isoform X2, with translation MEKTSLEINLPNTDEERKLYVVDSLNNLNKLNVCPDEFQRPLDEDVESTGGTREDMTGSKARNQCYFFIAFILTLIVSLAIVSFVIFLIIQTRNKMDQISSRLISERKNIEELKKMNNMILKYLNQSGMKEKERYLFTQSPDLHDYFFTHPEMKVSGE, from the exons ATGGAAAAAACTTCTTTGGAAATTAACCTCCCCAATACTgatgaagaaagaaagctttACGTAGTTGATTCCTTAAACAACCTGAACAAACTAAATGTTTGCCCAGATGAATTTCAGCGTCCACTGG ATGAGGACGTTGAGAGCACCGGTGGTACTAGAGAGGACATGACAGGGAGTAAAGCAAGAAACCAGTGCTACTTCTTCAttgccttcattcttactttgATAGTCAGTTTGGCAATTGTTTCATTTGTAATATTCTTAATAA ttCAAACTAGAAACAAGATGGACCAAATATCAAGCAGACTCATATCTGAAAGGAAGAACATAGAAGAGcttaagaaaatgaacaatatGATACTAAAGTATCTAAATCAATCAggaatgaaggaaaaggaaagatacCTCTTCACACAGTCTCCCGACCTTCATGATTACTTCTTCACCCATCCAGAGATGAAAGTCTCTGGAGAATAG
- the IFRD1 gene encoding LOW QUALITY PROTEIN: interferon-related developmental regulator 1 (The sequence of the model RefSeq protein was modified relative to this genomic sequence to represent the inferred CDS: inserted 1 base in 1 codon): MSHCSGFSDPASFTEDGPEVDEEATQEDLEYKLKGFIDLTLDKSAKTRQAALESLKSAFSSKILYEFIMERRMTLTDSIERCIKKGKSEELCAAAGLACLLCVQMGXGIESEEIFKTLGPVLKKIVSDGTASVQARQACATCLGICCFIVTDDITELYSTMECLESVFTKAYPRDRDTNGVSSTPSTVLHISALLAWTLLLTICPMNEVKKKIEMHLHKLPSMLSCDDVNMRIAAGETLALLFELARETDADFFYEDMELLTEKLRALATDGNKHRAKVDKRKQRSVFRDVLRAVEERDFPTETVKFGPERMYIDCWVKKQTYDTFKEILGSGMQYHLQSNDFLRNVFELGPPVMLDAATLKTMKISRFERHLYNSAAFKARTKARSKCRDKRADVGEFF, encoded by the exons ATGAGCCACTGCAGTGGCTTCAGTGATCCCGCTAGCTTCACAGAGGATG GGCCTGAAGTTGATGAAGAAGCCACACAAGAAGACTTAGAATACAAATTGAAGGGATTCATTGATCTTACATTGGACAAAAG tGCCAAAACGAGACAAGCAGCTCTTGAAAGTCTGAAAAGTgctttttcctctaaaatatTATATGAATTTATAATGGAAAGGAGAATGACACTAACTGATAGCATTGAACGCTGCATAAAGAAAG GTAAGAGTGAGGAACTGTGTGCAGCTGCTGGACTGGCATGTCTTCTCTGCGTGCAGATGG TCGGAATTGAAAGTGAAGAGATTTTTAAGACTCTTGGTCCAGTTCTGAAGAAGATTGTCTCTGATGGAACAGCTAGTGTTCAAGCCAGGCAGGCT TGTGCAACCTGCTTAGGGATTTGCTGTTTCATTGTCACCGATGACATTACG gaGCTGTACTCTACTATGGAATGCCTCGAAAGCGTCTTCACCAAAGCTTATCCACGAGATAGAGACACCAACGGGGTATCAAGTACACCCAGTACTGTGCTTCACATCAGTGCGCTCTTGGCATGGACGCTGTTGTTGACCATTTGTCCAATGAAtgaagtgaagaagaaaattgaaat GCACTTGCATAAACTCCCAAGTATGCTGTCTTGTGATGATGTCAACATGAGAATAGCTGCTGGAGAAACACTAGCTCTTCTGTTTGAGCTGGCACGCGAAACAGATGCT GATTTCTTTTATGAAGATATGGAACTTCTAACAGAGAAACTGCGAGCTTTAGCTACTGATGGAAATAAGCACAGAGCCAAAGTAGATAAAAGAAAGCAGCGATCTGTGTTCAGAGATGTTCTGCGAGCTGTTGAG GAGCGAGACTTTCCTACAGAGACAGTGAAATTTGGACCTGAGCGCATGTATATTGACTGCTGGGTTAAAAAACAGACTTATGATACCTTTAAGGAGATTCTGGGGTCAGGGATGCAGTATCATCTGCAG tcaAATGACTTTCTCCGGAATGTGTTTGAGCTTGGTCCACCAGTCATGCTAGATGCTGCAACTCTTAAGACAATGAAGATATCCCGATTTGAAAGG caCTTATATAACTCAGCAGCATTCAAGGCTCGGACAAAAGCGAGAAGTAAATGCCGTGACAAAAGAGCGGATGTGGGGGAATTTTTTTAG